In one Antennarius striatus isolate MH-2024 chromosome 1, ASM4005453v1, whole genome shotgun sequence genomic region, the following are encoded:
- the tjp1a gene encoding tight junction protein ZO-1 isoform X3 → MKYQKYITVMQMAMGVTASNKDCLPTKRQLWVTPQDGETSPSGAPGCSDEPSGATGGAGAMAMPATSTLSLPMSQGKPSLRRIKGRIHRSKSLDSMDLLDANSAAMEETVIWEQQTVTLHRAPGFGFGIAISGGRDNPHFQSGETSIVISDVLKGGPAEGMLQENDRVVMVNAVSMDNVEHAYAVQQLRKSGKNAKITIRRKRKVQIPVSRGGERETMSEHEEEDSDEDDYDRRDGRSGYEGASGGTGTGRRHDREPSGASRRDASRERSTSPRSERRSQASSALLRPAKVTLVKSRKNEAEYGLRLASHIFVKDISPESLAARDGNIQEGDVVLKINGTVTENLSLIDAKKLIERSKGKLKMVVQRDERATLLNIPDLDDSIPSMNNSDRDDISEIHSLTSDHSNRSQGRGSRSRSPDRPEPSDHLRHSPRLISNGSLRSRDEELIPKPGAVSTPVKSSDDGVLSQASDQTSSRDEKLLPPLPEPKPVYAQPGQPDVDLPVSPSDAPVPSAAHDDSILRPSMKLVKFKKGESVGLRLAGGNDVGIFVAGVLEDSPAAKEGLEEGDQILRVNNVDFANIIREEAVLFLLDLPRGEEVTILAQKKKDVYRRIVESDVGDSFYIRTHFEYEKESPYGLSFNKGEVFRVVDTLYNGKLGSWLAIRIGKNHQEVERGIIPNKNRAEQLSSVQYTLPKTPGGDRADFWRFRGLRSSKRNLRKSREDLSAQPVQTKFPAYERVVLREAGFLRPVVIFGPIADVGREKLAREEPDIFELATSEPRDAGTDQKSSGIIRLHTIKQIIDRDKHAVLDITPNAVDRLNYAQWYPIVVFLNPDTKQGVKNMRTRLCPESRKSARKLYDRALKLRKNNHHLFTTTINLNSMNDGWFGALKETIQQQQNQLVWVSEGKADGAGEDDLDIHDDRLSYLSAPGSEYSMYSTDSRHTSDYEDTDTEGGAYTDQELDETLNDDVGPPAELAITRSSEPVREDPPVIQEPPGYAGYQHTVQPDPLNRIDPAGFKAPVPQQKAEAAAIPSVPPQPGPPAETGPSAVDVTVKTVGGPSPDEAPAAPQSQPSPILEAGLVRRPTPELAPQSFPPEPPQSGRASSEPKMFPKDPYAVDNTGRIGHSMKPVSYNPPQGYHPDQPSRDYDHPPSRYDISGGGGGGYPEPKYRNYDSNPPYENSVPHYDHEPWNPYNQPISTANSHGYDPRLAYSDGPDSQYTPPLRYDEPPPQQGFDGRPRYGKPTGSGPVRYDDPLPPAPAPDLNYDQESHLSPYPSAGRSPEPPAHRPAYNQGPTLQPKTHRPQQYDPIPVNSEPGLTPPPKAEPISPSPVDSPKPTPSREEQQEDPAMRPQSVLTRVKMFENKRSVSVDRARDAGDSSGNKAADIPLKTGGVMPKANSLSNLDQEKTFSHQPRVPGPQKPQTSVPDDIVRSNHYDPDEDEDYYRKQLSYFDKLQAGPNKPQAQVTHNYPRTESLEKPSPVMKKYEPVPQVTPSLPPATPPKPAVETKPPSHEETVQTNFLPHKSFPEKSPVNGTGEHPPKPMTNAGAAPPSSYNRYTPKPFTTSAKPFARMFDSPKFNHNLLPNDKPDAAPKSRSDSPVKPHVPPQPQNTDHDSGLDTFTRTMDHRSKHQHNNINATPKAIPVSPSALDDDEDEEEGHTVVATARGIFNANGGVLSSIETGVSIIIPQGAIPEGVEQEIYFKVCRDNSILPPLDKEKGETLLSPLVMCGPHGLKFLKPVELRLPHCASMTPDGDPKNWQNKSLPGDPNYLVGANCVSVLIDHF, encoded by the exons AGTGCAGCGATGGAGGAAACCGTCATATGGGAACAGCAAACTGTGACCCTTCACAGG GCCCCGGGTTTCGGGTTTGGTATCGCCATCTCAGGTGGGCGAGACAACCCCCATTTCCAGAGTGGAGAGACGTCCATTGTGATCTCTGATGTGCTGAAAGGAGGCCCTGCAGAGGGAATGCTACA AGAAAATGACAGAGTGGTGATGGTCAATGCGGTCTCTATGGACAATGTGGAACATGCTTACGCTGTGCAGCAGCTTCGGAAGAGTGGCAAAAATGCAAAGATA ACTATTCGTCGTAAGAGGAAAGTTCAGATTCCTGTTTCCCGGGGAGGGGAAAGGGAGACAATGTCAGAGCACGAGGAAGAGGACAGTGATGAGGATGACTACGATCGGCGCGATGGCCGAAGCGGCTACGAAGGTGCAAGTGGAGGCACGGGCACCGGCAGGCGTCACGATCGCGAGCCCAGCGGCGCCAGCAGGCGGGATGCCTCTCGGGAGCGGAGCACCTCGCCACGCTCTGAACGGCGATCGCAAGCTTCCTCCGCTCTGCTCAGACCTGCCAAGGTCACCCTCGTCAAGTCCCGGAAAAATGAAG CAGAATACGGACTGCGGTTGGCCAGCCACATATTTGTGAAGGACATCTCCCCGGAGAGCCTTGCTGCTAGAGATGGAAACATTCAGGAGGGAGATGTCGTGCTGAAG ATCAATGGCACGGTTACAGAGAACCTATCACTGATAGATGCCAAGAAGTTGATCGAGAGGTCAAAGGGCAAGTTGAAAATGGTGGTTCAGAGAGATGAGCGAGCTACGCTGCTCAACATTCCTGACCTTGATGACAGCATCCCATCCATGAATAATTCTGACAGAGACG ACATTTCAGAAATACATTCGCTGACATCAGACCATTCCAATCGATCCCAAGGGCGAGGCAGTCGATCGCGCTCGCCTGACAGGCCCGAACCGTCGGACCATCTCCGTCACTCACCTCGACTGATCAGCAATGGCAG CCTTCGAAGTCGAGATGAGGAGCTCATACCCAAACCTGGTGCAGTGTCAACGCCGGTAAAAAGCTCAGACGACGGTGTGTTATCACAGGCCAGCGACCAGACCAGCTCCAGAGATGAGAAGCTCTTACCTCCACTGCCTG AACCAAAGCCAGTTTACGCACAGCCTGGTCAGCCTGATGTGGATCTGCCCGTCAGCCCCTCTGATGCTCCAGTGCCCAGCGCCGCTCACGACGACAGCATCCTGAG GCCAAGTATGAAGCTGGTGAAGTTCAAGAAAGGCGAGAGCGTCGGTCTGCGGTTAGCAGGAGGGAATGACGTGGGAATATTTGTCGCTGGAGTTTTGGAGGATAGTCCTGCGGCAAAGGAAGGGCTGGAAGAGGGAGACCAGATTCTCAGG GTGAATAATGTGGATTTTGCCAACATCATCCGGGAAGAAGCGGTTCTATTTCTGCTGGATCTCCCAAGAGGAGAAGAAGTTACTATTTTGGCTCAGAAGAAGAAGGATG tgtataGAAGAATCGTGGAATCAGACGTGGGCGACTCCTTCTACATTCGGACACATTTTGAATATGAAAAAGAGTCGCCTTACGGGCTGAGCTTCAACAAGGGCGAGGTGTTCCGTGTCGTAGACACGCTGTACAATGGGAAGCTGGGCTCCTGGCTTGCTATCCGGATTGGCAAGAACCATCAGGAAGTAGAAAGGGGCATCATTCCGAACAAAAACAG AGCTGAGCAGCTATCCAGCGTACAGTACACCCTCCCCAAGACACCAGGGGGTGACAGAGCAGATTTCTGGAGATTCCGAGGATTGCGGAGCTCCAAGAGGAATTTGCGGAAGAGCAGGGAGGACCTGTCAGCCCAGCCGGTCCAGACTAAATTCCCAGCCTATGAGAGGGTGGTGCTGAGGGAAG CTGGTTTCCTGAGGCCGGTGGTTATCTTTGGACCCATTGCAGACGTAGGCAGAGAGAAACTTGCAAGGGAAGAGCCGGACATTTTTGAATTAGCAA CAAGTGAACCCAGGGATGCAGGAACTGACCAGAAAAGCTCCGGCATAATTCGCCTGCACACCATCAAGCAGATCATTGACCGG GACAAACACGCGGTGCTGGACATCACCCCTAACGCCGTGGACCGTCTGAACTACGCCCAGTGGTATCCCATTGTGGTGTTCCTCAACCCCGACACCAAGCAGGGCGTCAAGAACATGAGGACCCGCCTGTGCCCCGAGTCGAGGAAGAGCGCCAGAAAGCTCTATGACCGAGCCCTGAAACTGAGGAAGAATAACCACCACCTTTTCACCA CGACCATTAACCTGAACAGCATGAACGACGGTTGGTTCGGAGCGCTGAAGGAGAcgatccagcagcagcagaaccaaCTGGTTTGGGTTTCAGAGGGCAAG GCTGACGGCGCAGGTGAGGATGACCTAGACATCCACGACGACCGCCTCTCCTACCTGTCGGCGCCGGGCAGCGAGTATTCCATGTACAGCACCGACAGCCGCCACACGTCCGACTACGAGGACACCGACACGGAGGGCGGAGCTTACACCGACCAGGAGCTGGACGAAACGCTGAATGACGACGTGGGTCCGCCTGCGGAGCTGGCCATCACTCGCTCTTCAGAGCCCGTTCGCGAGGACCCGCCCGTCATTCAGGAGCCTCCCGGATACGCCGGTTATCAGCACACGGTGCAGCCGGACCCCCTGAACCGAATCGACCCGGCTGGATTCAAGGCACCCGTCCCGCAGCAG AAAGCAGAGGCAGCGGCCATCCCTAGTGTGCCCCCGCAGCCTGGGCCCCCGGCTGAGACGGGGCCCTCTGCCGTTGACGTTACTGTAAAAACTGTAGGGGGCCCGAGCCCCGATGAGGCTCCAGCTGCTCCCCAAAGCCAGCCGAGCCCCATCCTGGAGGCTGGCTTGGTTAGGAGGCCCACGCCTGAGCTAGCCCCTCAGAGCTTCCCACCAGAACCTCCACAGTCGGGCCGGGCCAGTTCAGAACCAAAG ATGTTTCCGAAGGATCCATACGCCGTGGACAACACGGGGAGAATCGGTCACAGCATGAAGCCTGTGTCCTACAACCCGCCACAGGGATACCACCCCGACCAGCCAAGCAGAGATTACGACCACCCTCCCAGTCGGTATGACATCAGCGGTGGCGGCGGAGGTGGTTACCCAGAACCAAAGTACCGTAACTATGACTCCAACCCACCCTATGAGAACAGCGTGCCTCACTACGACCACGAGCCGTGGAATCCTTACAACCAGCCCATCTCTACTGCCAACTCCCACGGCTACGATCCCCGTTTGGCTTACAGCGACGGGCCCGACTCCCAGTACACTCCCCCCCTTCGCTATGACGAGCCCCCGCCTCAGCAAGGATTCGATGGACGGCCTCGCTACGGTAAACCGACCGGTTCGGGGCCGGTCCGTTACGACGATCCTCTGCCTCCTGCTCCAGCGCCTGACTTGAACTATGACCAAGAGTCTCACCTTAGCCCGTACCCATCAGCTGGTCGGTCCCCAGAACCCCCGGCCCACCGGCCCGCCTACAACCAGGGGCCAACACTACAACCAAAGACCCACAGACCTCAGCAGTATGACCCTATCCCAGTGAACTCTGAACCCGGCCTCACACCTCCTCCGAAAGCCGAGCCCATCTCACCTTCCCCCGTGGACTCTCCAAAGCCGACCCCCTCcagagaggagcagcaggaagacCCTGCCATGAGGCCCCAGTCTGTCCTGACCCGGGTCAAGATGTTCGAGAACAAACGCTCTGTGTCCGTGGACAGAGCCAGAGATGCAGGAGACTCATCCGGGAACAAG GCGGCTGACATACCCTTGAAAACAGGGGGGGTGATGCCTAAAGCCAATTCTTTGAGCAACTTGGATCAAGAGAAGACATTTAG CCACCAACCCAGAGTCCCGGGGCCCCAGAAGCCTCAGACCAGCGTCCCTGACGACATCGTGCGCTCCAACCACTAtgaccccgatgaggacgagGACTACTACAGGAAACAGCTGTCCTACTTTGACAAGCTCCAGGCCGGGCCCAACAAACCCCAAGCACAAGTGACCCACAACTACCCCAG GACGGAGTCGCTGGAGAAACCAAGTCCCGTGATGAAAAAGTACGAACCTGTTCCTCAGGTGACGCCTTCCCTGCCACCAGCCACGCCGCCCAAACCGGCGGTCGAGA CAAAGCCTCCTTCCCACGAGGAAACTGTCCAGACCAACTTCCTGCCACACAAGAGTTTCCCTGAGAAGTCTCCGGTTAACGGCACCGGCGAGCACCCGCCGAAGCCGATGACGAACGCCGGGGCTGCTCCGCCCTCCAGCTACAACCGCTACACCCCCAAGCCTTTCACCACGTCAGCCAAACCGTTCGCGCGCATGTTCGACAGCCCCAAGTTCAATCACAACCTGCTGCCCAATGACAAGCCTGACGCGGCCCCCAAG AGCCGTAGCGACAGTCCCGTGAAGCCCCATGTGCCCCCCCAACCTCAGAACACGGACCACGACAGCGGTTTGGACACTTTCACTCGCACCATGGACCACCGCTCCAAACACCAGCACAACAACATCAACGCCACGCCCAAGGCCATCCCAGTCAG ccCCTCTGCCCTGGATgacgatgaggatgaggaggaaggccACACGGTGGTGGCGACGGCTCGAGGCATCTTCAACGCCAACGGCGGCGTCCTGAGCTCCATTGAGACGGGCGTCAGCATAATCATCCCACAGGGCGCCATCCCAGAGGGGGTGGAGCAGGAGATCTACTTCAAGGTCTGCAGAGACAACAGCATCCTACCCCCCTTGGACAAGGAGAAAG GAGAGACGCTGCTCAGTCCTCTGGTGATGTGTGGACCTCACGGCCTCAAGTTCTTGAAGCCGGTGGAGCTGCGCCTACCCCACTGTGCGTCAATGACCCCTGATG GTGATCCAAAGAACTGGCAGAATAAGTCCCTCCCTGGGGACCCCAACTACCTGGTGGGCGCCAACTGTGTGTCGGTGCTCATCGACCACTTTTAA
- the tjp1a gene encoding tight junction protein ZO-1 isoform X5, protein MKYQKYITVMQMAMGVTASNKDCLPTKRQLWVTPQDGETSPSGAPGCSDEPSGATGGAGAMAMPATSTLSLPMSQGKPSLRRIKGRIHRSKSLDSMDLLDANSAAMEETVIWEQQTVTLHRAPGFGFGIAISGGRDNPHFQSGETSIVISDVLKGGPAEGMLQENDRVVMVNAVSMDNVEHAYAVQQLRKSGKNAKITIRRKRKVQIPVSRGGERETMSEHEEEDSDEDDYDRRDGRSGYEGASGGTGTGRRHDREPSGASRRDASRERSTSPRSERRSQASSALLRPAKVTLVKSRKNEAEYGLRLASHIFVKDISPESLAARDGNIQEGDVVLKINGTVTENLSLIDAKKLIERSKGKLKMVVQRDERATLLNIPDLDDSIPSMNNSDRDDISEIHSLTSDHSNRSQGRGSRSRSPDRPEPSDHLRHSPRLISNGSLRSRDEELIPKPGAVSTPVKSSDDGVLSQASDQTSSRDEKLLPPLPEPKPVYAQPGQPDVDLPVSPSDAPVPSAAHDDSILRPSMKLVKFKKGESVGLRLAGGNDVGIFVAGVLEDSPAAKEGLEEGDQILRVNNVDFANIIREEAVLFLLDLPRGEEVTILAQKKKDVYRRIVESDVGDSFYIRTHFEYEKESPYGLSFNKGEVFRVVDTLYNGKLGSWLAIRIGKNHQEVERGIIPNKNRAEQLSSVQYTLPKTPGGDRADFWRFRGLRSSKRNLRKSREDLSAQPVQTKFPAYERVVLREAGFLRPVVIFGPIADVGREKLAREEPDIFELATSEPRDAGTDQKSSGIIRLHTIKQIIDRDKHAVLDITPNAVDRLNYAQWYPIVVFLNPDTKQGVKNMRTRLCPESRKSARKLYDRALKLRKNNHHLFTTTINLNSMNDGWFGALKETIQQQQNQLVWVSEGKADGAGEDDLDIHDDRLSYLSAPGSEYSMYSTDSRHTSDYEDTDTEGGAYTDQELDETLNDDVGPPAELAITRSSEPVREDPPVIQEPPGYAGYQHTVQPDPLNRIDPAGFKAPVPQQKAEAAAIPSVPPQPGPPAETGPSAVDVTVKTVGGPSPDEAPAAPQSQPSPILEAGLVRRPTPELAPQSFPPEPPQSGRASSEPKMFPKDPYAVDNTGRIGHSMKPVSYNPPQGYHPDQPSRDYDHPPSRYDISGGGGGGYPEPKYRNYDSNPPYENSVPHYDHEPWNPYNQPISTANSHGYDPRLAYSDGPDSQYTPPLRYDEPPPQQGFDGRPRYGKPTGSGPVRYDDPLPPAPAPDLNYDQESHLSPYPSAGRSPEPPAHRPAYNQGPTLQPKTHRPQQYDPIPVNSEPGLTPPPKAEPISPSPVDSPKPTPSREEQQEDPAMRPQSVLTRVKMFENKRSVSVDRARDAGDSSGNKAADIPLKTGGVMPKANSLSNLDQEKTFSHQPRVPGPQKPQTSVPDDIVRSNHYDPDEDEDYYRKQLSYFDKLQAGPNKPQAQVTHNYPRTESLEKPSPVMKKYEPVPQVTPSLPPATPPKPAVETKPPSHEETVQTNFLPHKSFPEKSPVNGTGEHPPKPMTNAGAAPPSSYNRYTPKPFTTSAKPFARMFDSPKFNHNLLPNDKPDAAPKSRSDSPVKPHVPPQPQNTDHDSGLDTFTRTMDHRSKHQHNNINATPKAIPVSPSALDDDEDEEEGHTVVATARGIFNANGGVLSSIETGVSIIIPQGAIPEGVEQEIYFKVCRDNSILPPLDKEKGETLLSPLVMCGPHGLKFLKPVELRLPHCASMTPDGWSFALKSSDSSSDTWICTHLI, encoded by the exons AGTGCAGCGATGGAGGAAACCGTCATATGGGAACAGCAAACTGTGACCCTTCACAGG GCCCCGGGTTTCGGGTTTGGTATCGCCATCTCAGGTGGGCGAGACAACCCCCATTTCCAGAGTGGAGAGACGTCCATTGTGATCTCTGATGTGCTGAAAGGAGGCCCTGCAGAGGGAATGCTACA AGAAAATGACAGAGTGGTGATGGTCAATGCGGTCTCTATGGACAATGTGGAACATGCTTACGCTGTGCAGCAGCTTCGGAAGAGTGGCAAAAATGCAAAGATA ACTATTCGTCGTAAGAGGAAAGTTCAGATTCCTGTTTCCCGGGGAGGGGAAAGGGAGACAATGTCAGAGCACGAGGAAGAGGACAGTGATGAGGATGACTACGATCGGCGCGATGGCCGAAGCGGCTACGAAGGTGCAAGTGGAGGCACGGGCACCGGCAGGCGTCACGATCGCGAGCCCAGCGGCGCCAGCAGGCGGGATGCCTCTCGGGAGCGGAGCACCTCGCCACGCTCTGAACGGCGATCGCAAGCTTCCTCCGCTCTGCTCAGACCTGCCAAGGTCACCCTCGTCAAGTCCCGGAAAAATGAAG CAGAATACGGACTGCGGTTGGCCAGCCACATATTTGTGAAGGACATCTCCCCGGAGAGCCTTGCTGCTAGAGATGGAAACATTCAGGAGGGAGATGTCGTGCTGAAG ATCAATGGCACGGTTACAGAGAACCTATCACTGATAGATGCCAAGAAGTTGATCGAGAGGTCAAAGGGCAAGTTGAAAATGGTGGTTCAGAGAGATGAGCGAGCTACGCTGCTCAACATTCCTGACCTTGATGACAGCATCCCATCCATGAATAATTCTGACAGAGACG ACATTTCAGAAATACATTCGCTGACATCAGACCATTCCAATCGATCCCAAGGGCGAGGCAGTCGATCGCGCTCGCCTGACAGGCCCGAACCGTCGGACCATCTCCGTCACTCACCTCGACTGATCAGCAATGGCAG CCTTCGAAGTCGAGATGAGGAGCTCATACCCAAACCTGGTGCAGTGTCAACGCCGGTAAAAAGCTCAGACGACGGTGTGTTATCACAGGCCAGCGACCAGACCAGCTCCAGAGATGAGAAGCTCTTACCTCCACTGCCTG AACCAAAGCCAGTTTACGCACAGCCTGGTCAGCCTGATGTGGATCTGCCCGTCAGCCCCTCTGATGCTCCAGTGCCCAGCGCCGCTCACGACGACAGCATCCTGAG GCCAAGTATGAAGCTGGTGAAGTTCAAGAAAGGCGAGAGCGTCGGTCTGCGGTTAGCAGGAGGGAATGACGTGGGAATATTTGTCGCTGGAGTTTTGGAGGATAGTCCTGCGGCAAAGGAAGGGCTGGAAGAGGGAGACCAGATTCTCAGG GTGAATAATGTGGATTTTGCCAACATCATCCGGGAAGAAGCGGTTCTATTTCTGCTGGATCTCCCAAGAGGAGAAGAAGTTACTATTTTGGCTCAGAAGAAGAAGGATG tgtataGAAGAATCGTGGAATCAGACGTGGGCGACTCCTTCTACATTCGGACACATTTTGAATATGAAAAAGAGTCGCCTTACGGGCTGAGCTTCAACAAGGGCGAGGTGTTCCGTGTCGTAGACACGCTGTACAATGGGAAGCTGGGCTCCTGGCTTGCTATCCGGATTGGCAAGAACCATCAGGAAGTAGAAAGGGGCATCATTCCGAACAAAAACAG AGCTGAGCAGCTATCCAGCGTACAGTACACCCTCCCCAAGACACCAGGGGGTGACAGAGCAGATTTCTGGAGATTCCGAGGATTGCGGAGCTCCAAGAGGAATTTGCGGAAGAGCAGGGAGGACCTGTCAGCCCAGCCGGTCCAGACTAAATTCCCAGCCTATGAGAGGGTGGTGCTGAGGGAAG CTGGTTTCCTGAGGCCGGTGGTTATCTTTGGACCCATTGCAGACGTAGGCAGAGAGAAACTTGCAAGGGAAGAGCCGGACATTTTTGAATTAGCAA CAAGTGAACCCAGGGATGCAGGAACTGACCAGAAAAGCTCCGGCATAATTCGCCTGCACACCATCAAGCAGATCATTGACCGG GACAAACACGCGGTGCTGGACATCACCCCTAACGCCGTGGACCGTCTGAACTACGCCCAGTGGTATCCCATTGTGGTGTTCCTCAACCCCGACACCAAGCAGGGCGTCAAGAACATGAGGACCCGCCTGTGCCCCGAGTCGAGGAAGAGCGCCAGAAAGCTCTATGACCGAGCCCTGAAACTGAGGAAGAATAACCACCACCTTTTCACCA CGACCATTAACCTGAACAGCATGAACGACGGTTGGTTCGGAGCGCTGAAGGAGAcgatccagcagcagcagaaccaaCTGGTTTGGGTTTCAGAGGGCAAG GCTGACGGCGCAGGTGAGGATGACCTAGACATCCACGACGACCGCCTCTCCTACCTGTCGGCGCCGGGCAGCGAGTATTCCATGTACAGCACCGACAGCCGCCACACGTCCGACTACGAGGACACCGACACGGAGGGCGGAGCTTACACCGACCAGGAGCTGGACGAAACGCTGAATGACGACGTGGGTCCGCCTGCGGAGCTGGCCATCACTCGCTCTTCAGAGCCCGTTCGCGAGGACCCGCCCGTCATTCAGGAGCCTCCCGGATACGCCGGTTATCAGCACACGGTGCAGCCGGACCCCCTGAACCGAATCGACCCGGCTGGATTCAAGGCACCCGTCCCGCAGCAG AAAGCAGAGGCAGCGGCCATCCCTAGTGTGCCCCCGCAGCCTGGGCCCCCGGCTGAGACGGGGCCCTCTGCCGTTGACGTTACTGTAAAAACTGTAGGGGGCCCGAGCCCCGATGAGGCTCCAGCTGCTCCCCAAAGCCAGCCGAGCCCCATCCTGGAGGCTGGCTTGGTTAGGAGGCCCACGCCTGAGCTAGCCCCTCAGAGCTTCCCACCAGAACCTCCACAGTCGGGCCGGGCCAGTTCAGAACCAAAG ATGTTTCCGAAGGATCCATACGCCGTGGACAACACGGGGAGAATCGGTCACAGCATGAAGCCTGTGTCCTACAACCCGCCACAGGGATACCACCCCGACCAGCCAAGCAGAGATTACGACCACCCTCCCAGTCGGTATGACATCAGCGGTGGCGGCGGAGGTGGTTACCCAGAACCAAAGTACCGTAACTATGACTCCAACCCACCCTATGAGAACAGCGTGCCTCACTACGACCACGAGCCGTGGAATCCTTACAACCAGCCCATCTCTACTGCCAACTCCCACGGCTACGATCCCCGTTTGGCTTACAGCGACGGGCCCGACTCCCAGTACACTCCCCCCCTTCGCTATGACGAGCCCCCGCCTCAGCAAGGATTCGATGGACGGCCTCGCTACGGTAAACCGACCGGTTCGGGGCCGGTCCGTTACGACGATCCTCTGCCTCCTGCTCCAGCGCCTGACTTGAACTATGACCAAGAGTCTCACCTTAGCCCGTACCCATCAGCTGGTCGGTCCCCAGAACCCCCGGCCCACCGGCCCGCCTACAACCAGGGGCCAACACTACAACCAAAGACCCACAGACCTCAGCAGTATGACCCTATCCCAGTGAACTCTGAACCCGGCCTCACACCTCCTCCGAAAGCCGAGCCCATCTCACCTTCCCCCGTGGACTCTCCAAAGCCGACCCCCTCcagagaggagcagcaggaagacCCTGCCATGAGGCCCCAGTCTGTCCTGACCCGGGTCAAGATGTTCGAGAACAAACGCTCTGTGTCCGTGGACAGAGCCAGAGATGCAGGAGACTCATCCGGGAACAAG GCGGCTGACATACCCTTGAAAACAGGGGGGGTGATGCCTAAAGCCAATTCTTTGAGCAACTTGGATCAAGAGAAGACATTTAG CCACCAACCCAGAGTCCCGGGGCCCCAGAAGCCTCAGACCAGCGTCCCTGACGACATCGTGCGCTCCAACCACTAtgaccccgatgaggacgagGACTACTACAGGAAACAGCTGTCCTACTTTGACAAGCTCCAGGCCGGGCCCAACAAACCCCAAGCACAAGTGACCCACAACTACCCCAG GACGGAGTCGCTGGAGAAACCAAGTCCCGTGATGAAAAAGTACGAACCTGTTCCTCAGGTGACGCCTTCCCTGCCACCAGCCACGCCGCCCAAACCGGCGGTCGAGA CAAAGCCTCCTTCCCACGAGGAAACTGTCCAGACCAACTTCCTGCCACACAAGAGTTTCCCTGAGAAGTCTCCGGTTAACGGCACCGGCGAGCACCCGCCGAAGCCGATGACGAACGCCGGGGCTGCTCCGCCCTCCAGCTACAACCGCTACACCCCCAAGCCTTTCACCACGTCAGCCAAACCGTTCGCGCGCATGTTCGACAGCCCCAAGTTCAATCACAACCTGCTGCCCAATGACAAGCCTGACGCGGCCCCCAAG AGCCGTAGCGACAGTCCCGTGAAGCCCCATGTGCCCCCCCAACCTCAGAACACGGACCACGACAGCGGTTTGGACACTTTCACTCGCACCATGGACCACCGCTCCAAACACCAGCACAACAACATCAACGCCACGCCCAAGGCCATCCCAGTCAG ccCCTCTGCCCTGGATgacgatgaggatgaggaggaaggccACACGGTGGTGGCGACGGCTCGAGGCATCTTCAACGCCAACGGCGGCGTCCTGAGCTCCATTGAGACGGGCGTCAGCATAATCATCCCACAGGGCGCCATCCCAGAGGGGGTGGAGCAGGAGATCTACTTCAAGGTCTGCAGAGACAACAGCATCCTACCCCCCTTGGACAAGGAGAAAG GAGAGACGCTGCTCAGTCCTCTGGTGATGTGTGGACCTCACGGCCTCAAGTTCTTGAAGCCGGTGGAGCTGCGCCTACCCCACTGTGCGTCAATGACCCCTGATGGTTGGTCTTTTGCTCTAAAATCCTCCGACTCCTCGTCGG ACACCTGGATCTGCACCCATTTGATTTGA